Proteins co-encoded in one Scatophagus argus isolate fScaArg1 chromosome 11, fScaArg1.pri, whole genome shotgun sequence genomic window:
- the LOC124067552 gene encoding trace amine-associated receptor 13c-like produces the protein MKAMEESELCFPHLNTSCRRTIRPHLEATLIFSLLSCITVITVVLNLLVIISIYHFRQLHTTTNLLLLSLAVADFLVGFLQMPVEILLFQDCWMLGNFLCAVNYFLGYLIISVSVGNMVLISVDRYIAICEPMFYSTKVTLKKIQICICLCWIFSAVHSSWILRDVLKQPGRYNSCDGECVVVINYVEGAFDFVVTFFGPITVIIVLYMKVFVVAVSQARAMRSHNAVVTLQLSKTVTAKKSEMKAARTLGVVVVVFVLCSCPYYCFTVAAENNLVSGSSAVSEIWLLYFNSCLNPMIYAFFYPWFRESVKRIITLQTLKPGSRDGNIL, from the exons aTGAAGGCGATGGAGGAGTCGGAACTCTGCTTTCCTCATCTTAACACCTCATGTAGGAGGACAATACGTCCTCACTTGGAAGCCACACTCATTTTCAGCCTGCTGTCCTGCATCACTGTGATCACTGTGGTTCTGAACCTGTTGGTCATCATCTCTATCTACCACTTCAG gcagcttcacaccaccaccaacctcctcctcctctctctggctGTTGCAGACTTCCTTGTAGGTTTCCTGCAGATGCCAGTTGAAATCCTCCTCTTCCAAGACTGTTGGATGCTGGGCAACTTTCTTTGTGCTGTAAATTACTTTTTAGGTTACCTTATTatcagtgtttcagtgggaaACATGGTTCTCATATCAGTTGACCGCTACATAGCTATTTGTGAGCCCATGTTTTATTCCACCAAAGTCACtctgaaaaaaattcaaatctgCATTTGTCTATGTTGGATCTTTTCTGCTGTCCACAGCAGCTGGATACTTAGGGATGTTCTGAAACAACCAGGCAGGTATAATTCCTGTGATGGAGAGTGTGTAGTTGTAATTAATTATGTTGAAGGAGCTTTTGACTTTGTTGTGACCTTTTTTGGCCCCATAACTGTCATCATAGTTCTATATATGAAAGTATTTGTGGTGGCTGTGTCTCAGGCTCGTGCCATGCGCTCCCACAATGCAGTTGTTACACTGCAGCTTTCAAAGACAGTAACTGCTaagaaatctgaaatgaaagcagccaGGACTCTTGgtgttgttgtagttgtgtttgttctgtgttcatGTCCATAttattgtttcactgttgcAGCTGAGAACAACTTGGTATCCGGGTCATCTGCAGTCAGTGAGATTTggcttttatattttaactcCTGTCTAAACCCTATGATCTATGCCTTTTTCTACCCCTGGTTCAGAGAATCTGTCAAACGCATTATTACACTTCAGACACTGAAGCCTGGCTCACGGGATGGAAACATACTCTAG